A region of the Nothobranchius furzeri strain GRZ-AD chromosome 13, NfurGRZ-RIMD1, whole genome shotgun sequence genome:
ACATAACTGGTAGAGAAAAGACAGGCCTGGACTCTTCAAAAAGTAAAGTGTATATCGGTGACATCATCTTACACACTCCATCCTGGACCCCACCTGTTTCGTCATTTGGAAGCATCCTTTTGGACCAGCACAAGGAAATGTAGAAAATGTGGCTTTGCGTTGGTCTTTTATCTTGTATGAAAAATGTATTAATGTAATTTGCCTTCTGATGGTGATCAAACAGTTTCTGACCTCATTACATAACAAACAGTCTGTCCTTGTGATGTGAGTGGCACCAGGTGTAGTGACCCATATCAGCCTTCTGAAATCGAACAGGCCCCCTGGTGAGGCGCCTATGAGACACCTCACCCACAGGACCAACTAACTAATAACTATTAACCAACCAACATTTGTTTTTGCACTATAAATTGCCAGGATGTCCACCTATCAGAATTGGTTGAACATGTTAttttttgtgcccccccccccccccccctgctgaaGTTACAAATAGTCACTTCACATCTTTTGCAGGAATGTATCCttttacacatttatgttgtttaATTTCTATAATCTCATTTTATAGGATAATTTACTTTCCATATTAgctcttgttattttacatgttacgtattttaatccttccagtgtttcctctgtggagtcCTCTGCCTGTGGACCggtggccggtggcggcggctggggcgctccttgggtagtgcccaggtagtggtgggggttgccaccctccctcccagggcgccctggattggtgtcttggctgttgccgtggatctgctgctgtcgaggcagatggcccccttgatggcgtgtctttcattacctgtccaatctgagctcagcctagtgtgtgtgtgtgtgtgtgtgtgtgtgtgtgtgtgtgtgtgtgtgtgtgtgtgtgtgtgtgtgtgtgcctgggaatagtttgtggattgggggtgaaactgtcataactgttttaagtgtgggaaagggagggaatgtgggttatatgggtcatttttatctgttaagcactttgtgttgcatcctatgcatgaaaagtgctgtataaataaagtttgattgattgacttaGAACATGTCATATCAGAAATGTTTAGCACATGTTCACaatcaacaaacaaataaattataGTGGAACTTGATAGCTTTATTCGGCCCCGCTGAAAAACAAAATGGGGCTAAACTCAAAGTTTATCACGTAAAATCAAAAGGTGACACAAAAGcacttgttttcttttcttttgttccAGTCGAGGGTTATTCATTCCTTTATCATTACTTTCTGAAATACATGAAAGAAAAGCAGAACGTTAACGGGAACTACAAGGAAGTGCACGCCTGGGATCAAGTTATTTTCTGGTCGGGCTCTATAAAAGAGCTGGAGCAGGAAGTTTGTTCACATCCGACACCATGAAGGTTCTGCTGCTCACACTGGTGACTCTGCTGCTGTGCAGCACACAAGGTAAGAGACTTCTAGTTTTATTTAGACTATATTTAATGAGTTATTTTCAAAGGGCAAACTGTGTGTTTTAATCTATTATTTTTATGAACATGTCAGATTTGATCCCAGATTCTTCAGACCTGTAAGTGCTGAGTTTTGATGGATTTTGTGTTTTTGACAGTGCTCACACTGCAATGCTACTCCTGTGAAGGTGACACTGACCACGTCTGCAAGACCGTGACGACTTGCCAAAGCACATCCATGTACTGTAAAACATACATCAAGGGTAGGTTTTTGTTGTCTCtctagtgtgtgtgcatgtgtgtgtgtgtgtgtgtgtgtgtgtgtgtgtgtgtgtgtgtgtgtgtgtgtgtgtgtgtgtgtcatcattTAGACGTATTTGCTCATCAAACAGGTGATGACATTTCTCGAAGCTGCGAGGAATTCTGTCAGGAAGACTTTTTCACAACCTGCTGCCAGGAGGACCTCTGCTAGTCCTGAGACACCTCGTTCACCCCACTGTCCAGAAAATGGAAACCATCTAATGAAATGAACTATAAAAACATCAGTGTCATGTACCAAAGTCTCCTGTGATTATCATGTCACTGATTTCCCTTTAAACTGAAATATAACATTCCCAAAGACTAAAGTTTTGTCTCATTCATTTCTTTCCTCAGCATTCTTTAACCGTGCAACACTCTGGGTGTTAGACAGctagacaaacacacactcacacactcctgATCCCTTCATGATGTCACTCTAGTGAAGCCTGCTGCTATGTGGGTCACTGAACTTCACATAAATCCCATTAATTTATTTCAACCGGATACGAATGTGCAGCAGAGGCACACAGCTGCCTGTTAGGGGTGCTGTGGTGCAACATTTTAATCTGTTTTTCTAGAAGCTGTTTTTCTCACAGGGTCGATTTTAAAAATACCTTATTTTCTTTGTGTGGTTCACTTGCTGCGAATTCTCTCTGCATTTTCATTAAAATGGTCTCACTCTGCTTTGGGTTAATCCAGGGTCACACCTTACTTTCTGGCACATTCTACACTGCACACACAAGACCGGTTTCCTGTAACACGACACAGGTTGTGATTCAGGTGCAGCACGGAACAAAAGGTGAAAACGCTTCAAACTCCTCAGCCTCGTTAAAGATGCACCCTTTAGTGCTGATTAGGTTCATCCATGAGGGTCGTGTTATCAGACTAGAGGAAAATCCAAAATGCACACCATTCAGTGACTAAACTGAATTAATATGAACAAAATAACTTTTAGTGTTGGATAATGTGTGAAAACGTGGGTCACTTTTATtaatctgcacagatgtttctccTCCACATTAAAGCAGCTCACATTAGGTGGCTTAAAAGAGCGTAACCTGCACACTTTATGTGCTGCTATTAATACTCACATGTTGCACTTCAAACAGCTTCAAATACATCTGATCTTGGCGTTACTTTTCGCCATTTAGAGGAATGTTTTGATGTtaaagcatagcatagcatagcatagtttatttatatagcacatttaaaacgcagcatgggagctgcccaaagtgctgcacaggctaaaacaaaacacaaccattcgaaagaactaaaacaaggataaaaataccagtcaaaagcagataaaccatgatgaatactaagaacacattaaaacaatgatacaataaaacactaaaacgaatcactgtctaaaagccaaagtgtaaaagtgggtctttaaatgagatttaaaaacccccagagatggagcctgccgaactccaatgggcaatgagttccacagctttggggcagcatgcacaaatgctcgttcaccccgcgatttgaatcgcatccgcggcgtgcacagcagcaaaaggtcagccgacctcaacgtgcgcgtgggcacatatggagtgagcaggtcagagagatagggaggtgccaggtcattgagagctttaaatacaaaggtcagtaacttaaactgcactctgaaaatgacagggagccagtgaagatgtaccaggacaggggtaatgtggctacgtcggtgtgtactcatcaagaacctggcagcagcgttctgggtgacctgcagccgattcagggcggataccggaacaccaacgaggagggtgTTTGCATAGTCcaagcgagaggtaatgaaggcatggatgactgactccaaatgcctccgtttcaggatttgtctgaggcgaggaaggcggcgaagctgataaaaacaagacctcactacggagtttatGTGTGGGGCCAtcgtgagtccagcatccagcttgacacCGAGACCtgtcacactgtttggggttgagggttaaaaggtcacaaacagggtgagagccatggtggttgcgggggtcaagaacaataaactcagacttctaaAGGAAATgatgcacacacctacacacacacacacacacacctgcccacACAAGAGGGAACTGTGGCAGGCAAGGTGAGTCAACATTCGTGCTGTTCAAAAGCTCAAGTGTGAAAAGTGACGAGGCTGTGGGCAAAGCTCCAGGTTTCTCGTAAGTGCATTTTGTTTTTATGACCCGTGTTTTCATTCAGACCGCTCCTTTAGGCCGACTGGAAGAACAGGATTGTTGACCTAATGACTAACCATTGTTTTAACGTTCCTGTTCTTCATTTGTCATCCTAATTTATTTGGCTCTGTCTGGTTCAGTTCAAATACCAGAACACTGCTTGAATGAATGAAGGTAATGATCCTGTGTAGCCTGGCAGGCCTCCTATAGTCCTATAGACTCCTATAGTCTACAACCCATGGACAGAGCTCATCCATCTGCATGATGCACGGATCTGGATAGGTCCTTGGAATGTCAGGTCTACTAATTACTCCAGTGAAGTATTTCTACTTAAGTAAAGCAACACAGCATTTTGACACCTTTGCTGTTACTAACTAGGCGTCCCTACTTGCTATAAAATAGACGTGAAGAGTCAGATAAGGAACAGTTAGCAGCTCTGGTTTAAAAAATGATTTGTTGTAGTGAACTATTTTGATCTGTCTCCACTTTCTGCTTTCACAACATTTTAGAAAGAAACACTGAACTCTTCTGATTTCACCAGGACAGGTGGATTTATTGTGCTGCACAACTCTggtgaaaaaaaaactgattgTGCAATTTCTAACATTTTAAAGAGCAAAATAAAAAGATATCGCTGAAATAAATTTATTAGCAGTCATTCAGTCATGAAGTGAACCTTTGTAGAAATAAAGTTGGAGAGTAAATCAGTCCTTATTAgcatcacacagacacacacgtaaACACAAACCACATCAAACACAAAGTAACTGAGCACTCAGGGGTGACTTAACATAATTTTGTCTTATGTAACGCTGTTGTATTAACCCAGGAATAGCAGTGATCCAATGCATCATTAATTTATTTTATGCACCATCTTCATCCTGTTCATACCGGGCAGGCTGAGGCTAATCCAGGCTGTTTAATTATGAAACACACTCAGACGTGTCTTTGTGGTTCAGAGATGATTGCATCACTTACTTCTTGTTTCACTTCTCAGTCAGGAGGCATTTTTAAGTCTCTGACAGTGGACATAAGTTATATTGTTGTCTTCTATTTCCACCCAGAAGTCCAAGTAGGAAAATTCAACTGGAGGGGCCTCCGTGTTGGATTTTGACTCTTAAGGTGGATAATGCATGACCAGCCCTGACCAACATATGGCTGCCTCATGCATGAGAGAATGAGACATCAGCAAAACTATTTAGCTTAATTTCAGGAACATTTGTCCAATCCATGTTAGTGGACATGTTGCTATCTGAATTAATCAGCTTGTATTATTAAtaatggttaccatggtgactgaaCAGAACTAGTAGCTGATCCTGCTACTTTTCCATTTGCAAACAGAATAAGGTTCATTTGATCCTGACATCATTCCCAGATCTGAGTTATGTGATCACCTGCCAGCTGGGACTTGTTCATCTATATGACCGCCATGTCCATGTCCATGTCCATGTCCATGTAATGATTCTGGTCCTTCTCTGATGACTGAAGCATCAGGATATGTTTATTCAACTCCTGCAGACAGAAAGGCACAAAAGCCCATTTGTCTCCTGGCTCCAGCACTAATGGCTCCCTCACAATGCCTTTAGCAGTGTAAATGAGAGGAAACTACGGGAGCTCACAAGTGACAAAGGGAACAAAGTCCAAAAGGTGTTAATCACTGATTTGTACAAGTTCTGGACAGAATAAACCCCAAAGGAATTGATGTGGTGTCTGGCTGAAATCCCTTCATAGCAATGTAATAAAAAACACCTCTGAGAATGTTAT
Encoded here:
- the LOC129163872 gene encoding lymphocyte antigen 6D; this translates as MKVLLLTLVTLLLCSTQVLTLQCYSCEGDTDHVCKTVTTCQSTSMYCKTYIKGDDISRSCEEFCQEDFFTTCCQEDLC